One Pongo pygmaeus isolate AG05252 chromosome 10, NHGRI_mPonPyg2-v2.0_pri, whole genome shotgun sequence genomic window carries:
- the RAP1B gene encoding ras-related protein Rap-1b, with product MREYKLVVLGSGGVGKSALTVQFVQGIFVEKYDPTIEDSYRKQVEVDAQQCMLEILDTAGTEQFTAMRDLYMKNGQGFALVYSITAQSTFNDLQDLREQILRVKDTDDVPMILVGNKCDLEDERVVGKEQGQNLARQWNNCAFLESSAKSKINVNEIFYDLVRQINRKTPVPGKARKKSSCQLL from the exons ATGCGTGAGTATAAGCTAGTCGTTCTTGGCTCAGGAGGCGTTGGAAAGTCTGCTTTG actgtaCAATTTGTTCAAGGAATTTTTGTAGAAAAATATGATCCTACGATAGAAGATTCTTATAGAAAG CAAGTTGAAGTAGATGCACAACAGTGTATGCTTGAAATCTTGGATACTGCAGGAACG GAGCAATTTACAGCAATGAGGGATTTATACATGAAAAATGGACAAGGATTTGCATTAGTTTATTCCATCACAGCACAGTCCACATTTAACGATTTACAAGACCTGAGAGAACAGATTCTTCGAGTTAAAGACACTGATGAT GTTCCAATGATTCTTGTTGGTAATAAGTGTGATTTGGAAGATGAAAGAGTTGTAGGGAAGGAACAAGGTCAAAATCTAGCAAGACAATGGAACAACTGTGCATTCTTAGAATCTTCtgcaaaatcaaaaataaatgttaatgag ATCTTTTATGACCTAGTGCGGCAAATTAACAGAAAAActccagtgcctgggaaggctcGCAAAAAGTCATCATGTCAGCTGCTTTAA